In Mastigocladopsis repens PCC 10914, a single window of DNA contains:
- a CDS encoding hemolysin family protein has translation MSPTIEILIILLLILANGLFVMSELAIVSARKVRLQQLADRGDIKARVALELASSPNQFLGTVQIGITLLTILSGAYGEETISKRLTPILSFIPFVENYKPQLANGCAILIITYLTLILGELVPKRLALSRPEPVASFFALPMRMLANIGAPIVYLLSISTETVLRLLGIRPSTEPQVTEEEIRVLIEQGTEEGTFEEAEQDMVERVFRLGDRPVSSFMTPRPDIVWLDLEDTAPENRQKIIDSGYSRYPVCQGGLDNVLGIIRVTDLLARSFSGEQLDLTMGLLQPTYVPESTRGLKVLELFKQTVTHMALVVDEYGVIQGIVTLNDVMIEIVGDVPSIDDQEDPEIVQREDGSWLLDGMLSVDEFLELFELEELLHEDRGSYQTLGGFVMAHLGRIPSAADHFEWQGMRFEVMDMDGNRVDKVLVVPEQVKSDNNKKPD, from the coding sequence ATGTCTCCAACAATCGAAATTCTAATTATTCTTCTACTGATCCTCGCCAATGGTCTATTTGTCATGTCAGAATTGGCGATTGTCTCAGCACGAAAGGTGCGTCTACAACAGCTTGCTGACCGGGGTGATATTAAAGCCCGCGTTGCTTTGGAACTGGCATCCTCGCCGAATCAGTTCCTTGGAACTGTTCAGATTGGGATCACACTCCTCACTATTTTATCGGGTGCGTATGGTGAAGAAACTATCTCTAAGAGACTAACGCCTATTTTAAGTTTTATCCCTTTTGTGGAAAACTATAAGCCACAGTTGGCAAATGGATGTGCAATTTTAATTATTACTTATTTGACGCTGATCCTTGGCGAACTTGTACCCAAGCGGCTGGCGTTAAGCCGTCCGGAACCCGTAGCTTCCTTTTTCGCCTTACCAATGCGGATGCTAGCTAACATTGGCGCACCCATTGTTTATTTATTAAGTATTTCTACGGAAACAGTGCTGAGGTTATTGGGTATTAGACCGTCTACAGAGCCACAAGTGACAGAGGAAGAAATTAGAGTCTTAATCGAGCAAGGGACTGAAGAGGGAACTTTCGAGGAAGCGGAACAAGATATGGTTGAGCGAGTGTTTCGCTTGGGCGATCGCCCCGTCAGCTCGTTTATGACACCCAGACCGGATATTGTCTGGCTGGACTTAGAAGATACTGCCCCAGAAAACCGCCAAAAAATAATTGACAGTGGCTATTCCCGTTATCCAGTTTGTCAAGGAGGACTTGACAACGTACTAGGTATTATCCGAGTCACTGACCTGTTAGCCCGGAGTTTCTCCGGTGAGCAGTTGGACTTAACAATGGGATTGCTACAGCCAACATATGTGCCAGAAAGCACCCGTGGTTTGAAAGTTTTAGAATTGTTTAAGCAAACGGTCACTCACATGGCGTTAGTTGTAGATGAGTATGGGGTGATTCAGGGAATAGTGACTCTTAATGACGTGATGATTGAAATCGTTGGTGATGTGCCTTCTATTGATGACCAGGAAGATCCTGAAATTGTGCAACGAGAAGATGGTTCCTGGTTGTTGGATGGGATGTTGTCTGTAGATGAGTTTTTGGAACTATTCGAGCTCGAGGAGTTGTTACACGAAGACAGAGGAAGCTATCAAACATTGGGTGGTTTTGTCATGGCACATCTGGGTCGTATACCCTCTGCGGCAGATCATTTTGAATGGCAGGGTATGCGGTTTGAGGTGATGGATATGGATGGGAACCGGGTTGATAAGGTTCTCGTCGTACCTGAGCAGGTTAAATCTGACAATAATAAGAAACCAGATTAG
- a CDS encoding ABC transporter ATP-binding protein, with the protein MLYLRNLIYHPTACPTAILKSINLELASQQLGLIIGPSGSGKSTLLEILSGLAEPTSGSVFWREQELVAEQLQQLAGLVFQFPERHFCGGTLLEELRLGHPELGIERVRQALTEVGLEHLSLSTAPHALSGGQQRRLALAVQLIRQPHLLLLDEPTAGLDWSMRRQLVNLLAKLKKDWTLLVVTHDAGDMLAIADRCWTLKHGELESVDPTALGAVKEPQPAA; encoded by the coding sequence ATGCTCTATCTCAGAAATCTAATTTATCATCCCACGGCTTGCCCAACAGCTATTCTTAAATCAATCAACCTGGAATTAGCATCGCAACAACTGGGTCTAATTATCGGACCCAGTGGCTCTGGCAAAAGTACGTTACTCGAAATTTTGTCTGGGCTTGCTGAACCCACATCAGGTTCCGTTTTCTGGCGCGAGCAAGAACTGGTAGCCGAACAGTTGCAACAACTCGCTGGATTGGTCTTTCAGTTTCCCGAACGGCACTTTTGCGGCGGTACTCTTTTAGAAGAATTGCGCTTGGGACATCCAGAGTTAGGAATAGAGCGAGTTAGACAAGCACTAACAGAAGTGGGATTAGAGCATTTATCGCTTAGTACAGCACCCCATGCTTTAAGTGGAGGTCAGCAGCGGCGTTTAGCTTTGGCGGTGCAGTTGATTCGCCAGCCACATCTATTATTATTAGACGAACCCACCGCTGGGTTGGATTGGTCGATGCGTCGGCAACTGGTAAATTTATTGGCAAAACTGAAAAAAGACTGGACTCTACTGGTTGTGACACACGACGCAGGGGATATGTTGGCTATAGCAGACCGTTGTTGGACTCTTAAGCACGGTGAGCTAGAATCAGTTGACCCCACAGCACTGGGTGCTGTGAAAGAACCTCAACCAGCAGCATGA
- a CDS encoding DUF4278 domain-containing protein: MKLYYRGVSFEYDSTKVGSRKTGQAFKQVREFGPAYNLIYRGNTYHVDPNVKPAEVPVPPTSYKLIYRGVTYLVNRSVQGEVTVVTQLANLSKYENRSFNHSLRFQK; encoded by the coding sequence ATGAAACTTTACTATCGCGGCGTTAGCTTCGAGTACGACTCAACAAAGGTTGGAAGCAGGAAAACAGGACAGGCATTCAAGCAAGTTCGTGAATTTGGACCAGCTTATAACCTGATTTACCGTGGCAATACTTATCATGTTGATCCCAATGTCAAGCCTGCGGAAGTTCCCGTACCACCAACAAGCTATAAATTGATTTATCGGGGAGTCACCTATTTGGTGAATAGAAGCGTACAGGGAGAAGTTACTGTAGTGACTCAACTGGCAAACCTATCAAAATATGAAAATCGCTCTTTCAACCACTCCCTTCGATTTCAAAAATAG
- a CDS encoding HAD family hydrolase — translation MYRLLRLSEVSSTNRFSNVRLVATDMDGTLTRKGKFTSQLLQGLQNLATAGIEVVIVTGRSAGWVSGLAYYLPIVGAIAENGGLFYLSGSEKPVALTPIPDLIAHRQQLELAFQQLQIQFPHIQESADNRFRVTDWTFDVHSLSTDELKTLSHLCQKMGWGFTYSNVQCHIKPLGQDKAIGLLQMLREHFPHYTPEQVVTVGDSPNDESLFDERYFSVSVGVANVLEYTKQLQHQPAYVTCAAEGEGFCELARIVIEQNRSVELL, via the coding sequence ATGTACAGACTGCTGCGCTTGTCTGAGGTTTCATCGACTAACCGCTTTAGCAATGTTCGTCTGGTCGCCACAGATATGGATGGTACCCTAACCAGGAAAGGAAAATTTACCAGCCAACTGTTACAAGGTTTGCAGAATTTAGCAACTGCTGGCATTGAGGTAGTGATTGTTACCGGACGAAGTGCTGGTTGGGTAAGTGGTTTAGCATATTATTTGCCTATCGTTGGTGCTATAGCCGAAAATGGCGGTTTATTTTATCTATCTGGGAGTGAGAAACCAGTCGCTTTAACACCCATTCCTGACTTAATAGCACATCGTCAGCAGTTAGAATTGGCTTTTCAACAATTACAAATCCAATTTCCGCACATCCAAGAATCTGCTGACAATCGTTTTCGCGTCACTGATTGGACATTTGATGTGCATTCTTTAAGTACAGATGAACTAAAAACCTTGAGTCATCTTTGTCAGAAAATGGGTTGGGGGTTCACCTACAGCAACGTACAGTGTCACATCAAACCTTTGGGACAAGATAAGGCAATTGGGTTATTGCAGATGTTGCGGGAACACTTCCCCCACTACACCCCAGAACAAGTTGTAACTGTTGGCGATAGTCCCAATGATGAAAGTTTATTTGATGAACGTTATTTTTCTGTCTCTGTCGGCGTGGCAAATGTGCTTGAGTATACGAAGCAACTTCAGCATCAGCCAGCATATGTGACTTGTGCTGCTGAAGGTGAGGGTTTCTGTGAATTGGCGCGAATAGTTATAGAGCAAAACCGTTCAGTAGAACTCTTGTAA
- a CDS encoding NUDIX hydrolase has protein sequence MHKPGEIRVLALGLIRHGDQIFVSEGYDPVKQQTFYRAMGGGVEFGETSIEALKREFQEEIQAELTNIRYLGCLENVFTFNGLPGHEIIQIFETNFVDPKFYHIDKLGFSEDERHKTALWVNINRFKSGELRLVPEQFLDYL, from the coding sequence ATGCATAAACCAGGAGAAATTCGTGTCCTAGCATTGGGACTCATTCGACATGGGGATCAGATCTTCGTTTCTGAAGGCTACGATCCAGTCAAGCAACAAACTTTTTACCGTGCAATGGGCGGTGGCGTTGAGTTTGGCGAAACAAGTATAGAAGCCCTCAAACGAGAATTTCAAGAAGAAATCCAAGCAGAATTAACAAATATTCGCTACTTGGGCTGTTTGGAAAACGTATTTACTTTCAACGGTTTACCAGGTCACGAGATTATTCAAATTTTTGAAACTAACTTTGTTGACCCCAAATTTTATCACATTGACAAGTTAGGTTTTTCAGAAGATGAGCGACACAAAACTGCTTTGTGGGTAAATATAAACCGTTTTAAATCAGGAGAATTAAGGTTAGTACCAGAGCAGTTTTTGGATTATTTATAA
- a CDS encoding DUF3531 family protein: MQVQFREINPFDLWIWLNFSTIPSEQEKKYVEEVFNSWFYLGKLGAFNAENLQVQETGLNLSYMDYDSQGYDKSLLALMHNMGEFEYEGTWARCWFDMGTSDAIALDILINALKQLSEEFVTIEQLYIGGENEDWSVEDSENGRPSFIYDN; encoded by the coding sequence ATGCAGGTACAGTTTCGCGAAATTAATCCTTTTGATTTGTGGATTTGGTTGAACTTCAGCACAATTCCTTCTGAACAAGAAAAAAAGTATGTAGAAGAGGTGTTCAATTCTTGGTTTTATCTGGGCAAGTTGGGTGCATTTAATGCCGAAAATCTCCAGGTACAAGAAACTGGATTAAACCTTAGCTACATGGATTACGATTCCCAAGGGTATGACAAAAGTTTGCTGGCGCTAATGCACAATATGGGTGAGTTTGAATATGAAGGGACATGGGCGCGTTGCTGGTTTGATATGGGAACTTCTGATGCGATCGCCCTCGATATTCTCATCAACGCCCTCAAGCAGCTCAGCGAGGAATTTGTGACTATCGAGCAATTGTACATCGGTGGCGAAAATGAAGATTGGTCCGTCGAGGATAGTGAAAATGGTCGTCCTTCGTTTATTTACGATAACTAG
- a CDS encoding Sll0314/Alr1548 family TPR repeat-containing protein, giving the protein MTAWFPFLQTIMPAKLYRLVTVAFAATLALNVWAHPSLAADPFRTREPRNIGNKTEAAFKAIFQQGDYQAADRYLQDALSAEPNEPLAHAMKASIAYTNKDWATLDSYSKKTLEKAQNLISSDPLRGNLYAAVGVFLEGAVILQREGTVKGAPQALSRLRQVYQYLDKAEAVSANDPELNLLKGYMDLMLAVNLPFSNPEQAIERLEKNAGPQYLVDRGVALAYRDLKQYSQALEYANRALKATPDNPESFYLKAQILREQARKEKNSQLIKEAIDNFDKALTKKSQLPSDLVKQIERERRKAAENLSNPGN; this is encoded by the coding sequence ATGACTGCATGGTTTCCATTTCTGCAAACAATTATGCCTGCAAAACTTTACCGTTTAGTTACAGTAGCTTTTGCAGCTACCTTGGCACTCAATGTTTGGGCACATCCCTCTTTGGCAGCAGATCCCTTTCGGACTAGAGAGCCTCGTAACATTGGCAACAAAACGGAGGCAGCATTCAAAGCCATTTTCCAACAGGGAGACTATCAAGCTGCGGATCGTTACTTACAAGACGCGCTATCTGCCGAACCAAATGAACCTTTAGCCCATGCGATGAAAGCATCAATAGCATACACAAATAAGGATTGGGCTACACTTGACAGCTACAGCAAGAAAACTTTAGAAAAAGCCCAAAATTTAATTTCCAGCGATCCCCTGCGCGGAAATTTGTATGCTGCTGTTGGTGTGTTTTTAGAGGGAGCAGTGATTCTACAGCGTGAAGGTACAGTTAAGGGTGCGCCGCAAGCCTTAAGTAGACTACGGCAAGTCTATCAATATTTAGACAAAGCCGAAGCAGTTTCTGCAAACGACCCAGAACTAAATTTACTCAAGGGATACATGGATTTAATGCTTGCCGTCAATTTGCCTTTTTCTAACCCAGAACAGGCTATTGAACGGTTAGAAAAAAATGCTGGTCCCCAGTATCTCGTTGATCGGGGTGTTGCCCTTGCCTACCGGGATTTAAAACAGTACTCTCAGGCGCTAGAGTATGCTAATCGAGCTTTGAAAGCAACACCCGATAACCCAGAGTCGTTTTATCTTAAAGCTCAAATCCTGCGGGAACAGGCAAGAAAAGAGAAAAACTCGCAATTGATAAAAGAGGCAATTGATAATTTTGACAAAGCTCTGACAAAGAAGTCCCAGCTACCATCTGATTTGGTCAAACAAATTGAGCGTGAACGGCGTAAGGCAGCTGAAAACCTAAGTAATCCAGGAAACTAG
- the devC gene encoding ABC transporter permease DevC — MIGKIPLAWLQLKREKTRLAVALAGIAFADILMFMQLGFRDSLYYSNVRFHSSLQGDIVLINNQSSALLSMKSFSQRRLYKALDLQAVQSVHPIYLDYTAWKNPLTGRPRNILIIGMNPAINILDFPGIQENIDKIKLPDVVLYDRSSRQEYGPIVAEFEQGKTVTAEVENRRIKVGGLFTLGASFGADGNLITSDLNFLRIFSQRQRGLIDIGLIRLKPGADATLAAQNLRNYLPQDIKVLTKQEFIDYEKNYWASGTAIGFIFTLGTVMGFIVGTVIVYQILYTEVAEHLAEYATLKAIGYTQNYLLFVILQEALILAILGYMPGLAITLFLYNRARDATLLPVFMSLGRAIMVLILTILMCFISGTIAVRKLRAADPADIF; from the coding sequence ATGATTGGCAAAATCCCTCTCGCTTGGCTTCAACTGAAGCGAGAAAAAACTCGTTTGGCTGTGGCACTGGCAGGAATTGCCTTTGCTGACATTCTCATGTTTATGCAGCTTGGTTTTCGGGATTCTCTGTATTATAGTAACGTTAGATTTCATAGTAGCTTGCAGGGCGATATTGTTTTAATCAACAATCAATCTAGCGCTTTGCTGTCCATGAAAAGCTTTTCTCAAAGGCGGTTATACAAAGCTTTAGATTTACAAGCAGTACAAAGTGTGCATCCAATATATCTAGATTATACTGCCTGGAAAAATCCTTTAACAGGTCGTCCTCGTAACATCCTAATCATTGGAATGAATCCAGCAATTAATATCTTAGATTTCCCAGGTATCCAAGAAAATATAGATAAAATTAAACTACCAGATGTTGTTTTATATGACCGTTCTTCTAGACAGGAATATGGACCGATTGTTGCTGAGTTTGAACAAGGAAAAACCGTAACAGCAGAAGTAGAAAATCGGAGAATTAAAGTTGGAGGACTATTTACTTTAGGTGCTTCATTTGGGGCAGATGGTAATTTAATTACTAGTGACCTAAACTTTCTGCGGATATTCTCCCAGCGCCAGCGAGGATTAATTGATATTGGTCTGATTAGATTAAAACCAGGGGCAGATGCAACTCTTGCTGCTCAAAATTTGAGGAATTATTTACCTCAAGATATAAAGGTTTTAACTAAGCAAGAATTTATTGATTATGAGAAAAATTACTGGGCAAGTGGTACAGCAATAGGTTTTATTTTCACTTTAGGCACAGTCATGGGTTTTATCGTGGGAACTGTGATTGTCTATCAAATACTTTACACTGAAGTTGCGGAGCATTTGGCTGAATATGCAACCTTGAAGGCAATAGGTTATACACAAAACTACTTGTTGTTTGTGATTCTGCAAGAAGCTTTGATTTTAGCAATTTTGGGATATATGCCGGGATTGGCTATAACTCTGTTTTTATATAACAGGGCTAGAGATGCCACACTGCTACCAGTTTTTATGAGTTTAGGAAGAGCCATAATGGTACTCATTTTGACTATTCTAATGTGCTTTATTTCGGGTACGATCGCTGTCCGAAAGTTGCGGGCTGCCGACCCAGCAGATATTTTTTAA
- the arfB gene encoding alternative ribosome rescue aminoacyl-tRNA hydrolase ArfB → MLQISNKIIIPNSDIEISAIRSQGAGGQNVNKVSTAIHLRFDIGASSLPDFYKEQLLKLNDRRITQEGVVVIKAQEHRSQEQNREEALRRLEELIKSVVVLKRKRKPTKPTRSSQQKRLDHKSKRGQVKSNRNQVTDC, encoded by the coding sequence ATGCTGCAAATTTCCAACAAAATCATCATCCCAAACAGCGATATTGAAATTAGTGCGATTCGTTCTCAAGGAGCAGGAGGTCAAAACGTCAACAAAGTTTCTACCGCTATCCACTTACGCTTCGATATTGGGGCTTCATCATTACCCGATTTTTATAAAGAACAGCTTTTGAAGTTGAACGACCGACGCATCACCCAGGAGGGAGTTGTCGTAATTAAGGCTCAGGAGCATCGAAGCCAAGAGCAGAACCGAGAGGAAGCGTTAAGACGACTTGAAGAACTTATTAAAAGCGTAGTTGTACTGAAAAGAAAACGCAAACCCACAAAACCGACTCGCAGTTCTCAGCAAAAACGCCTTGACCATAAAAGCAAGCGCGGACAGGTTAAGTCCAATAGAAACCAGGTCACGGATTGTTGA
- a CDS encoding HlyD family efflux transporter periplasmic adaptor subunit — protein sequence MSRVSEKSRLREQPLENQKPQVWFLIAISLPVIVATGVLSIAKMEQLKKLNTPVSSAPLSTSINALGRLEPRGEVFKLSAPAGEQGASRVEQIFVKEGERVKKSQLIAILDNFSSSQAALEEAKAKLQEARANFANVKAGSPRDIQAQRAVIARVAAQLRGEVDAQQATIARLNAQLRGEKIALQATINRIQAELQGQRDVFRATVSRIQAEQRNAQVDAQRYEMLYTEGAISQQERDRKQLGEETSTQQLAEAQANQRQTVATLRQQLAEARANQVKNIATLQQQLVEARVNRDKTLVTLQRQIDEETAKFNRIQEVRPIDLQVAHAQVSNAVATMRKAEAQLNLSYVKAPISGEVLKIHTKAGESMSADGIAEIGRTDQMMIVAEVPEDSIGKVRLGQPAIITSDNGAFSGELQGTVAEIGRKIGKKDVLNTDPAADIDARVVEVKIALTPKDSEKVAGLTYAKVLVEINI from the coding sequence ATGTCAAGGGTGAGTGAGAAGTCAAGGTTAAGGGAGCAGCCACTTGAGAATCAGAAACCACAAGTTTGGTTTTTAATCGCTATATCCCTGCCAGTCATAGTTGCTACTGGAGTCCTTAGCATAGCCAAAATGGAGCAATTGAAAAAGTTGAACACGCCCGTATCCAGTGCGCCGCTTAGTACAAGTATCAATGCTTTGGGGCGTTTAGAACCTCGAGGGGAAGTATTTAAACTGTCTGCCCCAGCAGGAGAGCAAGGGGCGTCGCGAGTGGAACAAATTTTTGTCAAGGAGGGGGAACGGGTAAAAAAAAGTCAATTGATTGCGATTTTGGACAACTTCTCAAGCAGCCAAGCAGCCTTGGAAGAAGCAAAAGCAAAACTGCAAGAAGCCCGTGCCAATTTTGCCAATGTTAAAGCAGGTTCACCAAGAGACATTCAGGCTCAAAGAGCAGTGATTGCTCGCGTGGCAGCACAATTGCGTGGTGAAGTAGATGCACAGCAAGCAACCATTGCTCGTTTGAATGCACAGTTACGAGGAGAAAAAATTGCCCTACAAGCTACGATTAATCGTATACAAGCCGAATTGCAAGGGCAAAGAGATGTTTTCAGGGCGACGGTTTCGCGTATCCAAGCTGAACAACGCAATGCCCAAGTCGATGCTCAACGCTATGAGATGTTATACACAGAAGGCGCAATTTCTCAGCAGGAACGCGATAGGAAACAGTTGGGTGAGGAAACTAGTACTCAGCAACTAGCCGAAGCTCAAGCAAATCAAAGGCAAACAGTTGCAACTTTAAGACAGCAACTTGCTGAAGCCAGAGCCAATCAGGTAAAAAATATAGCCACTTTGCAACAGCAATTGGTTGAAGCTAGGGTCAATAGAGACAAAACTTTAGTAACATTGCAAAGGCAAATTGATGAAGAAACAGCAAAATTCAATAGAATTCAAGAAGTGCGTCCAATTGATTTGCAAGTAGCGCATGCACAAGTGAGCAATGCAGTTGCAACTATGAGAAAAGCAGAAGCTCAATTAAATTTAAGTTATGTCAAAGCACCAATCTCCGGCGAAGTTTTAAAAATTCATACTAAAGCCGGAGAAAGCATGAGCGCAGATGGCATTGCTGAGATTGGACGAACCGATCAAATGATGATCGTTGCTGAAGTTCCCGAAGACAGTATTGGTAAGGTGCGTCTCGGTCAACCAGCCATCATAACCAGTGATAATGGAGCTTTTAGCGGAGAATTACAGGGAACCGTCGCTGAGATTGGCAGAAAAATTGGCAAAAAAGATGTGCTAAATACAGACCCTGCAGCAGATATTGATGCCAGAGTTGTGGAAGTGAAAATCGCTCTGACTCCAAAAGATAGCGAAAAAGTTGCAGGCTTAACTTACGCCAAGGTGCTTGTTGAAATTAATATTTAA
- a CDS encoding DevA family ABC transporter ATP-binding protein has product MGKESVISIKNLNHYYGKGLLKKQILFDINLEIYPGEIVIMTGPSGSGKTTLLSLIGGLRSVQEGSLKFLGTELYRASQTKLVNIRRKIGYIFQAHNLLEFLTARQNVQMAVELNKYISNQQAIAKAEAMLRAVSLGERIDYYPENLSGGQKQRIAIARALVNNPPLVLADEPTAALDKQSGREVVELMQRLAKEHGTSILLVTHDNRILDIADRIVDMEDGILARDSQNKAISH; this is encoded by the coding sequence CTGGGTAAAGAAAGTGTGATTTCAATTAAAAATCTCAACCACTACTACGGAAAAGGATTACTAAAAAAACAAATTTTATTTGATATTAATCTAGAAATTTATCCGGGTGAAATTGTCATTATGACTGGACCTTCAGGTTCAGGTAAGACAACATTACTCAGCTTGATTGGTGGTTTGCGCTCTGTGCAAGAGGGAAGTCTAAAATTTTTAGGGACAGAACTCTATAGAGCTAGTCAGACAAAACTGGTCAATATCCGGCGAAAGATTGGTTATATTTTCCAAGCTCATAACTTATTAGAGTTTTTAACTGCTAGGCAAAATGTACAAATGGCGGTGGAACTGAATAAATATATTTCTAACCAACAAGCCATTGCTAAAGCAGAAGCTATGCTCAGAGCAGTTAGTTTAGGGGAACGGATTGATTATTACCCAGAAAATCTTTCTGGAGGACAAAAACAAAGAATTGCGATCGCTCGCGCTTTGGTTAATAATCCGCCACTGGTGCTAGCAGACGAACCGACAGCAGCTTTGGACAAACAATCAGGACGCGAAGTGGTGGAATTGATGCAGCGCCTTGCTAAAGAACACGGAACATCTATATTACTGGTGACTCACGACAACCGCATTTTAGACATAGCTGATCGCATTGTGGACATGGAGGATGGTATTTTAGCCCGTGATTCACAAAATAAAGCCATTAGTCATTAG
- a CDS encoding phycocyanobilin:ferredoxin oxidoreductase: MTTTPLPSLREQQHPLIRQLADCIEATWHKHLNLSPYHLPGEFGYVEGRLEGEKLTIENRCFETPQFRKMHLELAKVGNMLDILHCVMFPRPEYDLPMFGCDLVGGRGQISAAIADLSPVNSQHTLPESYTSALAALPELNFSQPRELPEWGNIFSEFCIFVRPSSVEEENIFLSRTREFLEIHCTQAGTSQSVPAEEVVQNLAGQRNYCTKQQQNDKTRRVLEKAFGPAWAEQYMTTVLFDMPD, encoded by the coding sequence ATGACAACAACTCCTTTACCATCACTGCGCGAGCAACAACATCCGCTCATTCGTCAACTAGCAGATTGTATAGAAGCAACATGGCATAAGCATCTGAACTTGTCGCCCTACCATTTGCCTGGTGAGTTTGGGTATGTGGAAGGTCGGCTAGAGGGAGAGAAACTGACGATTGAAAACCGCTGCTTTGAGACACCCCAGTTCCGGAAAATGCACTTAGAACTGGCAAAAGTGGGAAATATGCTCGATATCTTGCACTGCGTTATGTTTCCCCGTCCAGAATATGACCTACCAATGTTTGGTTGCGATTTAGTCGGAGGTCGGGGTCAAATTAGTGCGGCGATCGCAGACCTTTCTCCAGTCAACTCGCAACACACATTACCAGAATCATATACTTCTGCACTTGCAGCACTGCCTGAGTTGAACTTTTCCCAACCACGAGAATTACCTGAGTGGGGAAATATTTTTTCAGAATTTTGTATCTTCGTTCGCCCCAGTTCTGTTGAAGAAGAAAATATATTTCTCTCTCGCACACGAGAATTTTTAGAAATACATTGCACACAAGCGGGAACATCCCAAAGCGTTCCAGCCGAAGAGGTGGTGCAAAATCTAGCTGGACAACGCAACTACTGTACCAAACAGCAGCAAAACGACAAAACCCGCCGCGTACTGGAAAAAGCCTTTGGTCCGGCTTGGGCAGAACAATATATGACGACAGTTTTGTTTGATATGCCAGATTAG